In the genome of Grus americana isolate bGruAme1 chromosome 16, bGruAme1.mat, whole genome shotgun sequence, one region contains:
- the FBXO21 gene encoding F-box only protein 21 isoform X1, translated as MAAADSPALAGPRGPRGAAEADADGMGLTDLPGELLELILCCDVLGAADIGRVSCTCRRLREACQPRGKVWRERFRLRWPSLLKYYSHTDGVSWLEEYKARHKAGLEAQRIVASFSKRFFSEHVPCDGFSDIETLGCPSHFFEDELMCILNMEGRKGLTWKYYAKKILYFLRQQNILKNLKEYLQRPTDRQSFLEGAVLIDQYCNPLSDICLKSVQAQVDDITDKVRKVLRMKNPRHPSLASKAGEVLIPEVELQRQVLDAMNCVLYEQLKYKGNELDYYNSLNSYIHQVLIRRTGIPISLSVLYLTIARQLGVKLEPVNFPSHFLLRWCQGKEGSTDIFDYTYIDAFGKGKQLTVKECEYLIGHHVTEEFYGVVTSKEVLQRMVGNLLNLGKRESTDQSYQLLRDSLDLYLAMYPDNVQHLMLQARLYFHLGIWPEKVLDILQHIQALDPSQHGAVGYLVQHTLEHIERRKEEVGPEVKHRSDEKHKEVCFSIGLIMKHKRYGYNCVIYGWDPACMMGHEWIRNMNVHSLPHGPHQPFYNVLVEDGSCRYAAQENLEYNSEPREIPHPDIGRYFSEFTGIHYLPNTELEIRYPEDLELTRATVQKIYGSGKE; from the exons atggcggcggcggaCAGCCCGGCTCtggcggggccgcgggggccGCGGGGCGCGGCGGAGGCCGACGCCGACGGGATGGGCCTGACGGACCTGCCGGGCGAGCTGCTGGAGCTGATCCTCTGCTGCGACGTGCTGGGAGCCGCCGACATCGGGCGGGTGTCGTGCACCTGCCGCCGGCTGCGTGAGGCGTGCCAGCCCCGCGGCAAGGTGTGGCGGGAGCGCTTCCGCCTCAG ATGGCCATCGCTGCTGAAATACTATAGCCACACAGATGGTGTTAGCTGGCTTGAAGAATACAAGGCACGGCACAAGGCTGGTCTAGAAGCCCAGAGAATTGTAGCTTCGTTCTCCAAAAGGTTCTTTTCAGAACAT GTCCCCTGTGATGGATTCAGTGACATTGAGACTCTCGGGTGCCCAAGTCATTTTTTTGAGGATGAACTGATGTGTATCCTTAACATGGAAGGAAG GAAAGGTCTAACCTGGAAGTACTATGCAAAGAAAATTCTATACTTCCTACGGCaacagaatatattaaaaaatctgaaggagTATCTTCAACGCCCGACTGATCGGCAGTCATTCTTGGAGG gtgCTGTTTTAATTGACCAATACTGTAACCCGCTGTCAGACATCTGCTTAAAAAGTGTCCAGGCACAGGTGGATGATATCACAGATAAAGTGCGCAAAGTCCTGCGGATGAAAAATCCAAGGCACCCCAGCTTGGCTTCCAAGGCAG GAGAAGTCCTGATTCCGGAAGTGGAGCTTCAGCGACAGGTGCTTGATGCTATGAATTGTGTCTTATATGAGCAgttaaaatacaaaggaaatgaGCTGGATTACTATAACTCCCTGAATTCATACATTCACCAG GTTTTGATCCGCAGGACAGGAATTCCCATCAGTTTGTCTGTGCTTTATTTAACAATTGCAAGGCAGCTGGGAGTCAAACTTGAACCAGTCAACTTCCCTAGTCATTTTCTACTGCGATGGTGTCAAGGAAAAGAAGG AAGCACAGATATTTTTGACTACACCTACATCGACGCCTTTGGGAAGGGGAAGCAGCTGACGGTGAAGGAGTGCGAGTACCTTATTGGCCACCATGTGACAGAGGAGTTCTATGGAGTGGTGACTTCAAAAGAGGTCTTGCAGCGTATGGTGGGAAATCTCTTAAACCTTGGCAAGCG AGAAAGCACTGATCAGTCTTACCAACTCTTGAGAGACTCGTTGGATCTATACCTGGCCATGTATCCGGACAATGTGCAGCATCTAATGCTCCAGGCTAGGTTGTACTTCCACCTGGGAATCTGGCCAGAAAAG GTTCTGGACATCTTGCAGCATATTCAGGCTTTGGACCCATCCCAGCATGGGGCTGTCGGGTACTTGGTTCAACATACCCTGGAGCATATTGAGCGCCGGAAAGAGGAGGTGGGACCTGAGGTGAAGCACCGTTCAGATGAGAAGCACAAAGAGGTCTGCTTTTCGATCGGGCTGATTATGAAACACAAGAG atatgGCTATAACTGCGTGATTTATGGCTGGGATCCCGCCTGCATGATGGGACATGAATGGATCCGGAATATGAACGTCCACAGCCTTCCACATGGCCCCCACCAGCCTTTCTACAACGTGCTAGTGGAAGATGGCTCTTGCAGATATGCTGCTCAAG AGAACCTGGAATATAACTCTGAGCCACGAGAGATCCCTCACCCTGACATTGGCCGCTATTTTTCAGAGTTTACCGGCATTCACTACCTACCAAATACCGAGCTAGAAATTCGGTACCCAGAGGATTTGGAGCTCACACGTGCCACAGTTCAGAAGATCTATGGTTCAGGCAAGGAATGA
- the FBXO21 gene encoding F-box only protein 21 isoform X2, whose protein sequence is MAAADSPALAGPRGPRGAAEADADGMGLTDLPGELLELILCCDVLGAADIGRVSCTCRRLREACQPRGKVWRERFRLRWPSLLKYYSHTDGVSWLEEYKARHKAGLEAQRIVASFSKRFFSEHVPCDGFSDIETLGCPSHFFEDELMCILNMEGRKGLTWKYYAKKILYFLRQQNILKNLKEYLQRPTDRQSFLEGAVLIDQYCNPLSDICLKSVQAQVDDITDKVRKVLRMKNPRHPSLASKAGEVLIPEVELQRQVLDAMNCVLYEQLKYKGNELDYYNSLNSYIHQVLIRRTGIPISLSVLYLTIARQLGVKLEPVNFPSHFLLRWCQGKEGSTDIFDYTYIDAFGKGKQLTVKECEYLIGHHVTEEFYGVVTSKEVLQRMVGNLLNLGKRESTDQSYQLLRDSLDLYLAMYPDNVQHLMLQARLYFHLGIWPEKVLDILQHIQALDPSQHGAVGYLVQHTLEHIERRKEEVGPEVKHRSDEKHKEVCFSIGLIMKHKREKFVG, encoded by the exons atggcggcggcggaCAGCCCGGCTCtggcggggccgcgggggccGCGGGGCGCGGCGGAGGCCGACGCCGACGGGATGGGCCTGACGGACCTGCCGGGCGAGCTGCTGGAGCTGATCCTCTGCTGCGACGTGCTGGGAGCCGCCGACATCGGGCGGGTGTCGTGCACCTGCCGCCGGCTGCGTGAGGCGTGCCAGCCCCGCGGCAAGGTGTGGCGGGAGCGCTTCCGCCTCAG ATGGCCATCGCTGCTGAAATACTATAGCCACACAGATGGTGTTAGCTGGCTTGAAGAATACAAGGCACGGCACAAGGCTGGTCTAGAAGCCCAGAGAATTGTAGCTTCGTTCTCCAAAAGGTTCTTTTCAGAACAT GTCCCCTGTGATGGATTCAGTGACATTGAGACTCTCGGGTGCCCAAGTCATTTTTTTGAGGATGAACTGATGTGTATCCTTAACATGGAAGGAAG GAAAGGTCTAACCTGGAAGTACTATGCAAAGAAAATTCTATACTTCCTACGGCaacagaatatattaaaaaatctgaaggagTATCTTCAACGCCCGACTGATCGGCAGTCATTCTTGGAGG gtgCTGTTTTAATTGACCAATACTGTAACCCGCTGTCAGACATCTGCTTAAAAAGTGTCCAGGCACAGGTGGATGATATCACAGATAAAGTGCGCAAAGTCCTGCGGATGAAAAATCCAAGGCACCCCAGCTTGGCTTCCAAGGCAG GAGAAGTCCTGATTCCGGAAGTGGAGCTTCAGCGACAGGTGCTTGATGCTATGAATTGTGTCTTATATGAGCAgttaaaatacaaaggaaatgaGCTGGATTACTATAACTCCCTGAATTCATACATTCACCAG GTTTTGATCCGCAGGACAGGAATTCCCATCAGTTTGTCTGTGCTTTATTTAACAATTGCAAGGCAGCTGGGAGTCAAACTTGAACCAGTCAACTTCCCTAGTCATTTTCTACTGCGATGGTGTCAAGGAAAAGAAGG AAGCACAGATATTTTTGACTACACCTACATCGACGCCTTTGGGAAGGGGAAGCAGCTGACGGTGAAGGAGTGCGAGTACCTTATTGGCCACCATGTGACAGAGGAGTTCTATGGAGTGGTGACTTCAAAAGAGGTCTTGCAGCGTATGGTGGGAAATCTCTTAAACCTTGGCAAGCG AGAAAGCACTGATCAGTCTTACCAACTCTTGAGAGACTCGTTGGATCTATACCTGGCCATGTATCCGGACAATGTGCAGCATCTAATGCTCCAGGCTAGGTTGTACTTCCACCTGGGAATCTGGCCAGAAAAG GTTCTGGACATCTTGCAGCATATTCAGGCTTTGGACCCATCCCAGCATGGGGCTGTCGGGTACTTGGTTCAACATACCCTGGAGCATATTGAGCGCCGGAAAGAGGAGGTGGGACCTGAGGTGAAGCACCGTTCAGATGAGAAGCACAAAGAGGTCTGCTTTTCGATCGGGCTGATTATGAAACACAAGAG AGAGAAGTTTGTGGGGTGA